A single window of Gossypium arboreum isolate Shixiya-1 chromosome 13, ASM2569848v2, whole genome shotgun sequence DNA harbors:
- the LOC108451213 gene encoding transcription repressor OFP6-like: MSSNKKKLLKSLLTANARCGCKKLCHVHEPKLKVSPPPPPPPSSPSPASNFNMDTISSSSSSSNVMVNPKIMDSIAVVKDSHDPYLDFRHSMLQMIEEKHIYSADELQELLQCFLELNSPCHHRVIVEAFMGIWHWKLCEYV, translated from the coding sequence ATGTCTTCCAACAAGAAAAAGCTGCTGAAATCCCTCTTAACAGCCAATGCAAGATGTGGGTGTAAAAAACTCTGTCATGTTCATGAACCAAAACTCAAAGTTTCACCCCCACCGCCGCCGCCGCCGTCATCACCATCACCAgcatcaaatttcaacatggatacaatatcatcatcatcatcgtcaTCCAATGTTATGGTAAACCCTAAAATCATGGACAGCATCGCGGTGGTGAAGGATTCCCATGATCCGTACCTGGATTTTCGACACTCCATGCTGCAAATGATCGAGGAAAAGCATATCTACTCCGCCGATGAACTACAGGAGCTTCTTCAATGTTTTTTGGAGCTGAATTCACCATGCCACCACCGTGTTATCGTCGAAGCTTTCATGGGGATCTGGCATTGGAAATTATGTGAATACGTTTAA